One window of Lottiidibacillus patelloidae genomic DNA carries:
- a CDS encoding RDD family protein, whose product MTEYAPIWRRFLAAVLDFIVIFLTSSILAVLIGGTAGILEVGATTEDKMEMYINISTFILALLYLFLLPKLWSGLTVGKELMGIKVEKYNGDKVTYWSMTKRLFIAYFIFPVILSIFLSVYVYIILIISNLLLLLFRRDNRSYHDIIGGTHVIVYRKDGLKSSRVWMFMKDLLSGSQAVQEVKIAPIWRRLVANVIDGISIVIAVFLMSFLIIIATAGNMDNYDTTIDNILIFGGLLYPLVLPIIWTGLTIGKRMLGIKIVKASGEDVSALQIILRGFIIIFVYIASVGILFTLSIILMTSRKDKRSLHDIIAGTKVIKIEDDVKMINQEVSTSN is encoded by the coding sequence ATGACAGAATATGCGCCGATATGGCGACGTTTTCTAGCGGCTGTACTTGATTTTATCGTAATTTTTTTAACATCATCTATATTAGCTGTATTAATAGGTGGAACTGCAGGCATTCTTGAAGTGGGGGCTACCACTGAAGATAAAATGGAAATGTATATTAATATAAGTACATTTATTTTGGCACTTCTATATCTTTTCTTATTACCAAAACTTTGGTCAGGCTTAACAGTTGGGAAAGAGTTAATGGGTATAAAAGTGGAAAAGTATAATGGTGATAAGGTAACTTATTGGTCGATGACGAAGCGACTTTTTATTGCATATTTCATTTTTCCGGTGATTCTTTCAATCTTTTTATCTGTTTATGTTTATATCATATTAATAATAAGTAATCTATTATTGTTACTTTTTAGAAGAGATAATCGTTCTTATCATGATATCATCGGCGGAACACATGTAATTGTATATCGAAAAGATGGATTAAAATCTAGCCGTGTTTGGATGTTTATGAAAGATCTATTAAGCGGAAGTCAAGCGGTACAAGAGGTTAAAATTGCGCCAATTTGGCGTAGATTAGTTGCAAACGTAATTGATGGAATAAGCATTGTTATAGCGGTTTTTCTAATGAGCTTTTTAATTATTATAGCTACTGCAGGAAATATGGATAATTATGATACGACTATTGATAATATATTAATATTTGGAGGATTATTGTATCCGCTCGTTCTTCCAATTATTTGGACAGGCTTAACAATAGGGAAAAGAATGTTAGGCATAAAAATTGTTAAAGCTTCGGGTGAGGATGTTTCTGCACTACAAATTATTTTACGTGGATTCATTATTATTTTCGTTTATATAGCTTCAGTTGGTATTCTTTTCACTCTAAGTATCATACTGATGACTTCTAGAAAAGATAAACGTTCTTTACATGACATTATTGCTGGTACAAAAGTAATAAAAATCGAAGACGATGTAAAGATGATCAATCAAGAAGTAAGTACTAGTAATTAA
- a CDS encoding antibiotic biosynthesis monooxygenase: protein MIVITNTIKVEKGKGEQMIERFKQPRAVQKMPGFVRLELFQRRNTEEYDEFTVSTAWESQEAHDDWVKSDAFKKSHQGGRADYIIDFKIQTYDVVASHKPE from the coding sequence ATGATCGTTATTACGAATACAATAAAAGTAGAAAAAGGCAAAGGTGAACAAATGATTGAACGCTTTAAACAACCACGCGCCGTTCAAAAAATGCCAGGTTTTGTTCGCTTGGAATTATTTCAAAGAAGAAATACGGAAGAATATGATGAGTTTACTGTAAGTACAGCATGGGAAAGTCAAGAAGCGCACGATGACTGGGTAAAAAGTGATGCCTTTAAAAAATCACATCAAGGTGGAAGAGCCGATTATATTATTGATTTTAAAATTCAAACGTACGATGTCGTTGCTTCGCATAAACCAGAGTAA
- the mscL gene encoding large conductance mechanosensitive channel protein MscL has translation MRIIKEFRAFIMNGSVAEIGIGMVIGAAFVSVIDSFVSDVLLPPIGLLLAKVNFSELFISLSGGTYETLGAAQEAGAATINYGLFFTKLIRFTLVLFAIFVVIRQINKIRNPSGSPISSMTKKDCPYCFSKIPNLAVKCPLCTSDLEEPVRKKAESKGMQISFKKKSS, from the coding sequence TTGAGAATAATAAAAGAATTTCGGGCGTTTATTATGAATGGTAGCGTAGCGGAGATTGGGATTGGGATGGTAATTGGAGCGGCATTTGTATCGGTAATAGATTCCTTTGTATCCGATGTGTTACTGCCACCAATTGGACTACTCTTAGCAAAAGTGAATTTCTCAGAGCTTTTCATCTCACTTTCTGGTGGTACATATGAAACGTTAGGTGCAGCACAAGAAGCAGGGGCAGCAACAATTAACTATGGTTTATTTTTCACAAAATTAATTCGCTTTACTTTAGTCCTCTTTGCAATCTTTGTAGTTATTAGGCAAATAAATAAAATACGAAATCCAAGCGGAAGTCCAATTTCATCAATGACGAAAAAGGATTGTCCTTATTGTTTTAGTAAAATACCTAATTTAGCTGTGAAATGCCCCCTCTGTACTTCTGATTTAGAAGAGCCGGTTAGAAAAAAAGCTGAATCAAAAGGGATGCAAATATCATTCAAAAAGAAAAGTTCTTAA
- a CDS encoding GNAT family N-acetyltransferase, whose protein sequence is MITFEEITQESLYIAEEIINSNKSYNKMENGKETRSQKEVAQELNNNKTTSYFIKLDDTYIGLIDYFPVNPNDNYPWLGLLMIHADYQQFGFGSSAYVLFENQLQEKGVKTLRLGVLQENMRARQFWERLGFTFYETKEKHNKQIDCFEKKLTS, encoded by the coding sequence ATGATTACCTTTGAAGAGATCACTCAGGAGAGTTTATATATAGCTGAAGAAATAATTAATTCGAATAAAAGCTATAACAAAATGGAAAATGGCAAGGAAACTCGTTCACAAAAAGAAGTAGCACAGGAACTTAACAACAATAAAACAACTAGTTATTTTATAAAGTTAGATGATACATATATCGGTCTCATCGATTACTTTCCTGTAAATCCTAATGACAATTACCCATGGCTAGGATTACTCATGATTCATGCAGACTATCAGCAGTTCGGATTCGGATCATCAGCTTATGTGTTGTTTGAAAATCAGCTCCAAGAAAAAGGTGTAAAAACATTGCGACTTGGTGTTTTACAGGAGAATATGCGAGCGAGACAATTTTGGGAGCGTTTAGGTTTTACTTTTTATGAAACAAAAGAAAAGCATAACAAGCAAATCGACTGCTTTGAAAAGAAACTGACCTCATAA